In one window of Qipengyuania profundimaris DNA:
- a CDS encoding nuclear transport factor 2 family protein — protein sequence MSSARTGLDNWHRVIEGGSKPEELAAMIHEDAVFHSPVVHTPQRGQAIVVAYLSAAGETLGNDSFEYVRELVDGDNAMLEFTTEMDGIHVNGIDLIRFDDEGKIVDFKVMVRPLKAVNKVLEQMAAQLERMKAG from the coding sequence ATGAGTTCCGCAAGAACCGGTCTGGATAATTGGCATCGCGTGATCGAGGGAGGCAGCAAGCCCGAAGAACTTGCCGCGATGATTCACGAGGACGCCGTGTTCCACTCTCCCGTCGTGCATACGCCACAGCGGGGTCAGGCGATCGTGGTCGCTTATCTCTCGGCGGCGGGCGAAACGCTGGGCAACGACAGCTTCGAATATGTTCGGGAGCTGGTCGACGGCGACAATGCGATGCTCGAATTCACGACCGAGATGGACGGCATCCACGTGAACGGCATCGATCTCATCCGCTTCGACGACGAGGGGAAGATCGTCGATTTTAAGGTGATGGTGCGTCCGCTGAAAGCAGTTAACAAGGTTTTGGAGCAGATGGCGGCCCAGCTGGAGCGCATGAAAGCGGGCTGA